One Archangium violaceum genomic window, GGCTCCCCCTGCGAGGAGGACGACGACCGCGAGGGGGAGCAGGGCCGCCCCCGCCAGCACCGGGCGCGCACCGCCCTGGGCGAGCAGCGAGCCCGCCAGCGCACCGCCTCCCGCGACCCCGAGCGACCAGCACGCGCTATAGAAGGAGAAGCCCTCGGCGTGCCGCGCGGGGGGAAGCGTCCGCTGGAGGAGGAAGGTCAACGTCCCGGTCAGCGGAGCCAGGAAGAGGCCCGCCGCGACGAGCCACAGTCCCAGCCCTTGGAGCGAGGCCATCCACCCGAGCGGGAGCAGCAGCAGACCCCACAGCCCCAGCATGAGCTTCGCGCGCCAGGTGCCCTCCGCGCGCCCCCGCGCCCCAGGCAACAGGGTATAGACGAGTCCTCCCACGGCGCTCACGGCGGACAGCAGCGCGGCCAGCACGCCCCATTGCGCCGCGCCCACGCCCACCTCCTCCAGCCTCGGAGGGACTCCCGCCTCCAGCGCGCCCCAGCTCACGCCCAGCACCGTCACCAGGACCAGGACCGCCAGCACCCCCGGGGTACGCCACACACCCGGGCCCTCCCGCGTGACGACGGACGCCGGCACGGGAGAGAGAGGCCGCTCCGGGAGGCCCTGGCTCAGCACGCTCGCGGCGAGCGCGCTCATGCCCATCAGCCCCAGCGCGAGGAGGGGGACGCCACTGGCGGACGCCATCCCCACCAGCAGCGGTCCCAACACCCACTGCACCTCCACGAGGACGGCGTCGAGCGCGAAGGCCGCCTCCAGCCGCGAGGCCGGCGCCACCGAGGCCAACAGG contains:
- a CDS encoding MFS transporter — its product is MAATRRGALSLDLWRERTWRRWVLTALFARLPGTMTAFALLMAGREATGSFTFGAWMASACSVGAALAAPWRGRMLDREPLLTGLRRGLYWQALLTVGLCAAATLRAPAPVLLAGALLLGVMPSGVQGGIRALLASVAPASRLEAAFALDAVLVEVQWVLGPLLVGMASASGVPLLALGLMGMSALAASVLSQGLPERPLSPVPASVVTREGPGVWRTPGVLAVLVLVTVLGVSWGALEAGVPPRLEEVGVGAAQWGVLAALLSAVSAVGGLVYTLLPGARGRAEGTWRAKLMLGLWGLLLLPLGWMASLQGLGLWLVAAGLFLAPLTGTLTFLLQRTLPPARHAEGFSFYSACWSLGVAGGGALAGSLLAQGGARPVLAGAALLPLAVVVLLAGGAGLGRLPVTEKP